In Candidatus Zixiibacteriota bacterium, the sequence AGTCCCTTCTCATTCTTGAGCTTGGTCAGCCCGTTGACGTCAATCGTGCCGAAGGCGATTCCCAAGTTCGGATAGTAGCGTACCGGCGGCGCCGCCCGCTGCTTGCGTGCCCGCTCCCGTGTCAAGGCCGTTAATTGACTGATCTCCGAGCGCACGAAAAAGCTCTTCAGCACTTCCAGCGGCCGGAAGGACTTCGCCGCCGCCGCTTCCGGCTTCAGCGTGACAATTACGCGCGCCACGCCGGTCGCGCGCAGCTCTTCCCGGACCAGTTGCGACATCGCTCTCCTCCTTTGCACCCACCGCCGTCTAATTCGTCCCATCTTGAGACACTCCGTCCTGACGGCTCCGGGGCGCTAACTCTGTGCGATACCTCACGAAACGCTTCCGCACGCGCTCGGTCAAGGTGATTCTGACTCCGCGGGCACGACAATTTCAGCCGATCGACTTGTCTCGATTCCAGGACCTCCTTGTTTCCTGAAATTCTTCGAAATCCTTGGGAACCAACGGCTCCAAGGCGCGTTCCTATTGACAAATAGCTCTTGGTTGATTAGATACCGACGACATGTTTCGCAACAAAGCCAAGAGCCTGAAGAGCGATTTTGAGCAAGAGGCGATGGTCCATACCGACGCGCTGTATCGTACGGCGTTGCGGATGACCAAGAACCCTTCCGATGCGGAGGACTTAGTCCAGGAGACGTTGCTTAAGGCGTATCGTAGCTTCGACCGGTTCGAGCAAGGCACCAACGCGAAGGCGTGGTTGTTCAAGATCATGACCAACACCTTCATCAACAACTACCGGGCGAAGCAGAAAGAGTCGACGTCGGTTTCGTTTGACGACATCGACGACAGCGTTATGCACACGCAACTGCCCGGTTTGGTCGCCGAATCCAGCGATCCCGAGAAGGAGTTCTTCAACAAGATCATCGACCGCGACGTCGTCGCCGCGATCGAGAAACTTCCCGAGGAATTCCGCATGGTGGTCGTGCTGGCGTTTAACGAAGGCTTCGCCTATCAGGAAATCGCCGACATCATGGGGATCCAGGTCGGCACGGTCAAGTCGCGCTTGCACCGCGGCCGCAAGATCCTGCAGAAACTCTTGTGGGAGTATGCGAACAATAGCGATAGAGAGAAGGAACGAGCTGAACAGTGAATTGCCGCGAAGTATTAGCCAGGCTCTATGACTATCTCGATGCGGAACTGACCCCCGCCGAACGTCAGGATCTTCAAAAGCATCTCGAACACTGCAGCGATTGCCTGCACAAATACCAACTCGAAGAACAATTCGACCGCGTGGTTCACGCCAAGCTGAACACGCCGTGCGAAGTAGACCAACTCAAAGCGCGCATTCTTGTGGAGATCGCCAAGATCGATCGCCAGCAGGGTGCCGCCTCGGCCGGGAACAACCGCAATCTCCTGTTTCTGCTGATGCCGATTGCCGCCGCGATCCTCATCACGGTGTTCCTGATCAATCCGTTCGCGCCGAAAGGGTCGGTGCTGGAGGCGGTCTATCCCTACGCCATGGAACACAACAAGTGTCTCGACCATGTGATGCAGTATATCGTCCAGTCGCATGATCCGGCTGAGGTCAAGGCCGCACTCGCCCATATCGGCGCAGTGCCGGAGGACCTGTTGCAGCCTCCCACCGGCCAGTTCCAGCTCGCCGGTGCCGCTATCGCCCATGTCGATAACCACGACAACGCGCATCTGGAATACACTTACGCGGGCGAGGAAGTCTCCGTCTTCGTACTCGACAAGAACACCATCGACAAATCACACTTCGACCGCCAGGATCGGGACGGCAAGTCGTTCTACCTCGGCTCCTGCCCCAAATTTCAGTATGTGATCTGGTCGTGCGAACAACACGAATGCGTCGCCGTCAGCCTGATGCCCAAGGACAAGCTGCTCCAATTCGCTTCGTCGTTTTGAGCTAACCCCCTTTCTCGAAGACCGAACTGCACCTGCAGGACCAACCACGCTGTCTCGTAGTTGAGTATCCTCAGTTGCGTCGGTTCTTGATTTCGCGCGGGGGACTTGAATGCTGTTGATATTTTCGAAGATCCAGCGCGAAATTGTGAACCGACGCCCTATCACTTCCGCGTAGTCCCGACTTTTGAAACGGCCTCTCACGCCCCGACGGGCTCCGGCTACTCCCCGATCCGCACCGTCGCATTACGAAAATCAAAGGCTCGTACCGGCGCATTGTAGCGCCGCTTGAAACAATCCTCGCGCGGTCCGGCGTGCGTACTGTCAGCCGCGACAATCGCGCGGCCGTCCCCTTCCACCAGGCTCTGACCCACCAAGAGCACATGCCCCGATTTGTCGGAAAACGAATTGTCGTCGCACTTGCCCCAGCGAAACCGCAACGGCAAGGTTAACCCGCGAAAATCACGGTCATCAGTGGCGTAGAAATACAGCCGCGCCACCTCGCCAGGCCCGACTTGCGAGCGCGCCGAGGGATGCCGATTCGCCGCGTCCTGCTGATCCGCCAACCCCACCATCCGAATGAACGAAGCAACCGCCAGCGAATCGCCGCTCGTCAGTTTGCCGGTGCGCACTGCCAGGTACTCCCATTCGCCCTTCGTCAAAGCGCCAAAGGTCGCTGAGTCGAACACCAGTGCGTTGTGGTCATATTCGAGGTGCAGATTGAATCCCCCCAACATCATCGTCGTATCGAGCAGCCATACGCTCGCCACAAAACCCGTCCCCGGCGCCACCAGCGAATCCACCGCAATCACCACCCGCCCCGTCGTCACCGTCAACGGCGCCGCCGTCTGCGCCATGACACTTGTCCCGCTGCTGCCAAGCATGACGGCCAATGCCAGAAAGAGAGTCTTCATAATCGTTATATGCGCGTTCCTTCCACCCGGCGCCACCGCTTTCTGCTTGTGCCGCTCCCGTCCAGCCGATTTCTTGCCCTCATGATCCACCGCCGACCTGACTTCAGGACACAGCGATGAAACGCTATCTCCCCGTCATCGCCGCCGCCGTCGCGTTCGTAGTCTACTTCCTGACCACTTGCCGCGCCCTCTGGATTGGTGATTCGCCCGAATTCGCGCTCGTTCTCAATTCGCTCGGCATCGCGCATCCCCCCGGCTATCCGCTCTTTACGATCCTCGGCACTCTCTTCGTGCAGGCGCTCGCGTTCCTACGCCCGATCTTTGCCGGCGGGATTTTCTGCTCCCTCGCGGCGGCAGCCGCCGTCGGCGTGGTCTTTCTGGTCCTGCGCCGCCACCTTTCCGATCTGACCGCGCTCGGCCTCAGCCTGGTCTGGGCTTTCACCCCGATCTTCTGGGCCGAAACCAACGGCGTCGAAATCTACACGCTCAACGTCCTCCTGATCGCGCTCTGCTTCTACGCCCTCGAATCGCAAACTCCCTACCGCTGGCCGCTGACCATCTACCTCTTCGGCCTTTGC encodes:
- a CDS encoding zf-HC2 domain-containing protein, with amino-acid sequence MNCREVLARLYDYLDAELTPAERQDLQKHLEHCSDCLHKYQLEEQFDRVVHAKLNTPCEVDQLKARILVEIAKIDRQQGAASAGNNRNLLFLLMPIAAAILITVFLINPFAPKGSVLEAVYPYAMEHNKCLDHVMQYIVQSHDPAEVKAALAHIGAVPEDLLQPPTGQFQLAGAAIAHVDNHDNAHLEYTYAGEEVSVFVLDKNTIDKSHFDRQDRDGKSFYLGSCPKFQYVIWSCEQHECVAVSLMPKDKLLQFASSF
- a CDS encoding sigma-70 family RNA polymerase sigma factor, with amino-acid sequence MFRNKAKSLKSDFEQEAMVHTDALYRTALRMTKNPSDAEDLVQETLLKAYRSFDRFEQGTNAKAWLFKIMTNTFINNYRAKQKESTSVSFDDIDDSVMHTQLPGLVAESSDPEKEFFNKIIDRDVVAAIEKLPEEFRMVVVLAFNEGFAYQEIADIMGIQVGTVKSRLHRGRKILQKLLWEYANNSDREKERAEQ